The genome window CAATTGCGACGAACCTTGGAGCCATAGTTCGATCTTTGTAAAGCTTGTGTAGCTTTTTAAATTCTTTAAAGGTCATTGACGAATCTGTGCTACAATAATTGAATTTTGCTCTTTTTATGACTAGCTCTTCGTAAAGATCATCCACTCCATAAGGAAGAGAATCTAAATCACTCCCACCCGAAGCGGCATACTCCCATTCCTCTTCTGTGGGCAGCCTGAAGTTAAAGTACCAAATCGAATCAGGTAATGAAGAATTTTTGCGTTCATTCTTCACCATTTCACGATAAATCTTTTTGGTAACAATACTTGAGCGCCATTTTGAAAAGTTTACGGCTTGCTCATACGTAATACCTCCCACAGGATGAAATCTAAAACCTGGGTATCTAAGGTAATTCTCAATGTACGGGATTTCAGTGGAATTACTTATTACAAATTCTTTTGTATGTACTGTCGTGTCAGGTATATTTTTAGCATAGGCCTCTAAAGTTGAATCTTTTTTGAGACCATGTAAGAATTCCAACCAATTGATATTAGCGATTTCAATTTCATCAATAAAAATATTACCGTATAAATATCTACAATTTGGCGGTATAGGTATCTCTGTTTTTTGTGCAAATCCTTTAGCAGTTACCGCTAAAAATAAGATTAAAAAAATATATTTCATTTTAGATTCAAATTAGTTTAAAACAAATCTATAAAACCCAATTTACTTGATGTTATCAACCGCCTTCCTACAATCCTTTTCTATTGGAAACTTGATCATACTACTTTTCTATTCTTGTTTACTCCTTGTTATAAGTTCGTTTTATATCTTTTTATTCCGCTGGAATCGGTAGATTGTGTATTCTTAAAAATGACAATTTATCCCAATACCCACGCTGAAATTTAATTTTACCATCAATCACTTGAAAAAAACCACAACCTCTTAGTCCTAAAGGGTCTTTCCATTCTAAAATCACCTATTCACCATCCTCAAATATATTTTCCGGAATACAAGTCATATCAGCAGTACTGAATTCCATCGAAAACATTTCTTTGATCGCATTTCTTCCTTCAATAGCCTTATTCGCTACTTGATGATTAATAGCATCCCAATGGTATAGTTCCGCAATTTTAGCAGCATCTCCTTCATTGAATATGTCAACCCTCTTTTCAATCAGTTCCTTTGGTCTCATTTTTCAGAATGTATTTTTGATACAACACAAAAACACTAGAGTGTAAACTACTTCATAAAAGTAACTATCGCTGATTTCTGCTTCTATTTTAAATACTTTTCTAACGAAGTAGCATCATTAAACTTATGGTTTGAATATAATCAATGATACACAGATAAACTACTTAGCTAGAAAAACAACAAAGCATAGAAAGCTTTTAATGCTCTTTATGCTTTGTTGTTCATTCTTACTTCAATAGTGTTTCTACAAATTCTTCTATAGATAGCTTAGGTTCACCTAATATCTCCCATGTTGAATGAGAAACTTGCTCTTCTTTTAACTGCTCCACATAAGTCAACATATGTTCCATAAACTGTTCGTCCTCTTCACTTGGAAGCCCAATGTGTTTTATAGTTTCCATTGGATATTCTGAAACTTTCTTGTCGGGAGCATAAACACTCAAAAATCGTTGGGCAGCTTCAGAAAAACTTATTCCTTCTCTACCTTGAATGGTAAACGATTGATTATAGGCATTCGCATTTCCAATAGTATTGTAAATGTTTTCAGTCAAATCTATCGTGTTGGTAAAATAAACAGGGTATTGATGATTACCGATAATGGCAAATTCTTCACCTTGAATAAATGTTGGGAACGAATCTAGAAAAACAGAGCAATGTAGATAGGTATAATTTATCCCCGACTTTTTCATGTGCTCGATTGCTGGTTTTCTAATCAAATTCGTTTTATAAATCATACCCTTAGTTGCAAACTCAGGATTAGACAAATCTATACCTACAATTTGCATGATATGTTTTACTCCTAGTTCTTTGCTGACATCTATGACATTTATGATCCCTTCCCTTTCTGGGTGAAATGGCGCATTTTCATCCCATGTAGTTGTATTTAAGTTTAAATATATAGTTTCTGAACCTACTAAAGCTTCTTTAAGACTTGATTTATCAGAAACATCACCATATACAATCTCAACCGTTTCTGGTAATAACTTTTTTGCTTTGTTGATATCTCTTACAACAGCCTTTACTCGAACGCCTTTTTGACTTAACTTTTTTGTAATGGAAGAACCTAATACTCCCGTTGCTCCAATGATTGTGATTTCTTTCATTTTGATAATTTTTTAATTGCTTAGTTTGATCCCTATTATTCCGATAACGATGAAGGATAGAAACAAAAGTTTGTTCCAGTTTAATACATCGTCAAATAGGATTAATCCCATCAATATAGTACCACTAGCTCCGATCCCTGCCCAAACGGCATAAGCTGTTCCCATATCAATAGTTTGCATAGATTTAAGCAAAAAGCCGAAGCTCAAAGCTCCAAATACAAAGAAGCCTAGTACACCTTTCCAATTGGAAAAGCCTTCAGAAAACTTCATGGAAGTAGTAAAAGCGACTTCAAATAATCCTGATAATAATAAATAGATCCAAGCCATATTGAACTGTATTTTTTGATAACAGTACAAAGCTAGCTTAGGGTAAAAAGCTTTCTTTTTACCTATGTTAAAAAAGCAATTATCGCTGAGAACGGATACGGCTTAGTGTTACTTGGGTAATACCAAGGTAAGAGGCAATGTGCCCAAGCTTTACTCGCTGAAGAATCTGTGGGAATTTATCAATCAAGGATAAATATCTGGTTTTTGCATCTAAAACTTGAGACAGTAATATCTGCTCTTCCATTTCCAATAATGCATTTTCGGCTAACCTTCTCCCGAAGTTGGCAAACTCAAGGTTCGTGGAATACAACTCCAGTAATTTGGATTGATCTATCTTGAGTAGAACGGTATCTTCTATCAGTTCTACATTTTCAAGTGATGGTTTTCCTCCGATGAAATTCCCCAACGAAGCCACAATATCCCCTTCAAATCCGAACCAATGGGTAATATCTTTTCCATCTTCATTGATATAATAACTTCTGACAGCTCCTTTTTTGATAAAATAAACCGAATGATGTACTTCCTCTTTCCTGATTAAAAGTTCTCCTTTTCGTTTGGTATACTCTGTCATCAAGGAGTTTAAAAAGTCAAAGTTGGCTGTAGATAAACCATATCTGTTCAGAAATATTTCTTTAATTAAATCCATAATCACAGTTTATAAGCATAGAGATATCCATTTGATTCATCAAAATAGATTATCCCATTATCAACGATTGGAGTTGGTAATATTGCTATTAAAGCAAGAATTTTATTTTCTGAATCTCGGAAATCAGAAATGCTATAAACATAGTTAACAAATTAGTTTTTGCTAGTTTTGGAGTGATAAATTCACAGGTAGCTTACTTAGTAGGCTACCTGTGCTATAGCTCTTTCGCTAATTCAAATATTCAAAAGTATCAACCATTTTATACTTCGGACTTCTATTGATAAAGTCTCTGAAAAAGGCGGTATGAGCTCCTCCCATTAGGATAAATACTCGATCATCTTCATTCAATTCTATCCGGTTTAGGTTCGAATACATTCTTAAATTTCGTTGATAGAATTTACTTGCTTCATCGGCTCCTTCAAAGCCATTTTCACTTCCAGCATGTGTTAGCATATCCGCGTTTATGGCAATCAATAAATCTAGGTACTCCGATCTATTAGTCGTTTTCAATCGATCTAATAAACTTAGACTCTCCTCATTGAAATTGATGTTTGGATAAAAGCTTGGAATATTCTGATAGTATTTATTATACCAAACTGAATCTACCTGATTGATGATCTCACTTCCTATGCGGTAGTTATATTCCATCTTATGATCTATTCCATAGATTCTTTTCACCCCACTTATTCGACCTAACTCGTAAGCTAGTAACTCTACTTCCGACGGGGATTTAAAATCCATCTTAGGATTAGAAAGGTATTTACCATATTGACTTAGTAATTTTTCATTACGCTCAGGTATCAACTCTACCAGTATTACTGTAGGCTTGAATTCGGATAACTTCTTTGCAATTTCATGTGCTTCTTTTCGATTTTTTTCACTGTGTTCATCAAATTCAGTTGACATTGCATCAGAAGTACTTCCGAAGTGGAATGTAGCAAAATTTAGAATCGGTATTTTATGCAACTGCTCTGCTTTTCTTTCATGGTTTTCAACCAAGCTTGATTCTGCCGTATTTGAAGGCTGTTCTTTACAAGCTAAACAGAATAAGAGTAATGCAATGAGTATAGTATTTGAGTTTTTCATTTCGGTATTTTTTATCAGTAACAATGTTCTACACATATTATCGTATCAATTTGTGACACTTAAATGTGATAGATTTCCTTTAAGCAATAAAAGAATGATTCTTAACTTATTGGATTAAGTAAAATCATAATTGCAATATAAATAGTTAGACCAACCTTTTAAAGTTTATCATGAAACTTAATTCATATTCTTTAATCCAATTGATAAATCTCAAAATTTGTAATTGAGAAGGAGGGAAAAATAAAACAGTATCAAGTAATGTATATAGACTTCAAAAAATGGTAAACCGATAATAATATTAGGAATAAATTGAGTGTGCTTAGTATATCCTTGTCCATCAAGTTAGAGAGGTAAATTCACAGACTTATTCACCATCTATTTATTCGCTTCGCCAACAATTTCACTTTTAAGGTCAATAATAAAATTCCCTGCCCAAGTATACTCACTTGAACAGGGACTTCTTTTTATAAACATCGAATACCTACCACTGTAATGTCATCTCTTTGATTTTGCCTTTTCATAAAGTTTGAAAGCTGATTTTTAATAAGCGTTTCTTGCTCTTTCATAGGTAAATGAGAAACTAACTTAAGCAGTTTAAGAAATTCTAGTTTTCCAAACTTTTTACCTTCATGATTGTGCTGATCTGCAAAACCATCTGAAGACAAGTATAAAGAACCTCCTTCGGTTAAATCGAAATCAACAGTCTCAAAGGCTTTATTCTCTTTTGCTCCCCAACCGCCAATACTTCTTCGGGTACCTTTCACTACTTTAGGTTCTTCATTAAACTCTTCCATGATATAGATTTCAGACTTTGCTCCTGCAAAGCTGACTTTATATGTCCCCTTTTCTCGAACTTGAATTTTACAAAGTGCCAAATCCATTCCATCATCATTTTGCGACTCTTGCTGTTTGAGCATTTTCTTTAACTCTTTATGCATCAACTCCAAGATTTTTGAAGGCTCATAAATACGCTGTTCACCGACCAATTTGTTCAGAATTCCAAAACCAAGCATTGACATCAAAGCGCCAGGAACGCCATGTCCTGTACAATCTACAACAGAGACAAAAATTGTATTTTCATCGACTTTATACGTCCAGTAAAAATCTCCCGACACAATATCTTTGGGTTGATAAAAAACAAAGTAGTCTTTGAAAAAGGTGGAAAAGGTTTCATTACTGCTAATTAACGCCTCTTGTATCATTTTTGCATAACGGATGCTATCAACGATACTTTCATTTTTCTCTTTGATAATCTTGTAGGCACTAATATTCTCCAAAGAACTCGAAATATATGAAGCCAAAGATTCAGCTATTCTCAACTCACGAGTTGTATAATCTTCGCCCGAAGAATGTAACACAAATATCCCGATACATTCTTCTTTTCTGATTAGAGGGATATAAATCAACGTGCTTGGCATCTGAATTGAATGAGCAGTCCCTACTTCATTGAGCAATTTTGTTCCCGAAAGTCTGATTGACTCCTTCTTCTCATATACTTTATAGATCAACTGATGTAAAGGGTTATCACTCAAACTGATTCTGTTCTTTGTGATTTCTAAATTCCCATCCTTTAGGTATAGACGCAATGCATCTTTTTTTGAGGTATGAACGGCTATCCCAACTTGTTTTGCATGAATAGTTTGACGCAGGCCAGAACTCACTTTCGTTAGTAAATCACTGACATGTTGCTCCGCTACAACCTGAGTACCAATGTCACTAACTGTACTAAAATCACGATAGGTACTTTCTATTTGTCTATGCTGTTCTTCGATATGATTTCTACTAGATTCAATTTCCTCATTCAACTGTTTTAATTCTTCATTTTGAGCAATAATCTCATTCTGACGGCTCACCAATTCCTTCGTCCTTTCTTCAACTGTACCTTCCAAAACTGCCTTCTGTTGCTTTAACAGATTGACTCTTAACCTATATATACCGAATAAAAGACTCACCAAAGTAAAAAGCACAACTAACCTAAACCACAATGTTCTGTACCAAGGCGGAAGAACTATAATTTCTAATGAAGTTGGCGTGTCATACCATACACCATCATTATTTGCTGCAATGACCTCCAAGGTATATTCGCCAGCTGGAAGTGTAGTGAAATTCACATTTCTTCGGTTTCCGATTTCTTGCCAACCATCATCAATACCAATCATCCGATAGGCAAACTTATTTTTATGCGCTTGTGTGAAATTGGGCACAGAAAACCCTATCGAGATCATATTCTGATCGTGAGTTAGTACCAATTGATCAGACACTCCGATTGTCTGATAATTTTCTCCATCAAAAATGAGCTTTTGTTCTTGATTAGAAATCTTCAAAGAAGTAAAAAATACCTCATGAGCATTTGGGTTTTGTTTTATCTGACTAGGCTGAAATATATTTATACCTTCTGTTCCTGCCATCCAAATTGTACCATTCGTTTCGGTATGAACTGAGGGTGAAAAAAGACCATTTTGCAATCCGTGATATTCATCAAAGAAATGTGCCGAAAAGATAGAAGGCTGTCCATCCTTTTCTGTAAACTTTAACTTACAAACACCTTTGTTTGTTCCTAACCACAAAAAGCCTTGCTCATCTTCTACGATTGAATTGATTACATTTACATTCAACCCATTCTCTTTGTTAAAGATTAAGAATGTATCTTTTTCTCTGTCATAAAGATTTAGCCCTCCACTTGTAGCAATCCAAATCCGATCTTTTTGATCTTTGTAAATGTAGTTGATCAAAGTATGACTCAACTTTGCTTCATTACTTTCTGGTGTGTATTGTGTGATGTTGTAATCATCTTCAGAGTTAAATATCACCTTATTCAAACCGTACTGTGTACCTACCCAAACCTCATTACCTTTCCCACTTCGAACGCTTGTAATCAAATAACTAGACAAGCCATTTTCACCAGATCCTATTATACTATTTTCTTGTGTATTGACATTAAACCTCACTAATCCACCTTCCCACACTCCAATCCAAAGGTGTTCTTTACTGTTGATATCATTATCGAATGAAAAAGCTGTTTGCGCATGTATCCCTTCATGAATAGGTGCAATATGAAACTCCTTCTCATTTTTTCTCTTCCAAAATACCCCTGCTCCCCAATTTCCAATCCATACATTATCATTCTGATCTACAAATAAGCCTATTATAGCATCATTGACTAACTTTTGAGAAGGCTTTGCTTTTGAATGATAAAGGCTTGTTTTATTCTTATCGGCATCGAAATGATACACCCCAGTATTATCGACTCCTAGATACAAATCTCCATCGCTTGTTTTTGAAACAAATGTATTATTCCCAAACTTGATAGGGGTATTTCCTAGATAAGAAAAAGAACTAAACTTATTGGATTGAGGATCGGACATCCATAACCCTTTGTTATAAGTTCCTGACCAAATTCGATCCTCTTTATCGACTAGAATGTCCCAAACAGATAAGTCTTGGAAATCGTTATGTGTCTTATCGTATGTTACAAATCGTTTTTCATCCGTCTTATATTGAACAATTCCCCCATTTTCAAGTGCAACCCAAATATCACCATTACTATCAATATCTATAGCTCTTGCAGCATGATGCTTTAAGCCTGAGTGAGCATTATGAAAATGAGATACATTATCGAATCGGTATTCATTTTCACTTTTATAATCCAAGCTTATCAAGCCTCCATCAAGAGTAGCTATCCAAAGTCTTCCATTTTTATCTTCTGCAATATCTCTAATCCTATTCCCTGCTATTGTTTTAGGAGAAGGGCTTGCCCAAAAACGTGAAAACTGATTTTTAGATTCATCATAAACATTCAAACCATAAGGCGTTGCAATCCACATTCGTCCTTGCTTGTCTTCATGAAAATCCCAAACGTAGTTTACAGTCAACTTTGTTTCATCATCTAAATTTCCTTCATGATGAATAAACTTGTTTTCATTGAAATCAAAAATGCTAATCCCTTTATCTGTTCCTAGCCAAAGTCGTCCATGTCTGTCCTCTCCTATCTGACTAATGATATTACTAGGCAAAGTATTCGTATTGCCTTCCTCATGTTTCCAATGTTCAAAACAATCACACTCCTTCTGATACTTAAACAGTCCTCCCCAAGTAGCTACCCACAAATTTCCTTTTTTATCTTCATAAAGGTCTTGGATATTCCCATTTGTCAAAGCCCCTACAAGCTCTACATTGGGTTCATAAATAATGTTTTCTATACCATCAAATTTGTTCAGACCGTTATCCGTTCCTATCCAAATAAAGCCTTCTTTGTCTTGAAGAATTGAAGTAATCTGTGTGGTTGAAAAATTCTTCTTGATGTTTAAAAATTTGTATCCGCCAGTATGAGATTCTAGTTGAGCTTTTGATGTATGACTAAAACAGACTAAAGTCAGGAAAAGTACAAAAAAATAAACGTTAGTGTTTTTCATATTTGTGGTGATAGTTTATTGATATTACGCCTTAAACCAACTTCAAAACCTTAGCTAAAAGATGAAGAAGTATTCTCTTTAGTGTTAAAAAATATAGAGATTAAATATTAGGTTATATGGTATTTAAGCGACATTGAAGGGTATTGAAGTATTTTTGAAGTGTAAAAACAACGTAAAATATACACTTCAAATAAAATGAAGTATTTCAATTTTAACCCAATTCATAAACTTCACATTCAAACTTCGTAAGATCGTATTAGTAAAAATATCTATTTAAATAATCACATAAAGGATCATATCTAAATAGCAGATGCTTCGCTTTTTTCTCTAAAAAGTAAATACAAACCTTAGCTCAATTCATGATTGTTCATAAAAAAAGAGGCCACCCTTAAGCAACCTCTTTCTTAAAATTTATTTGATTAAGACCTTTCGAGTAACAGAACCATCTCGTCCTTCAAGCCTTAGAATGTAAAGCCCCGACACATAGTTTTCTGTATTTATCCGAACAGTATTTCCAAGATCAGATGAAGTAGATATCACCTGCCCTCTTCCGTTATAAATCACTAGTCTGTCATAGTCTGACGCACCCGAAATATTCAGAGAAGTTGTTGCGGGATTAGGGTAAACATTTACATCCTCCTCTTCTTGAGATAAAATGCTTGTTGCTATGCGCGCATTCGAAGAACCAAACACACTAAGCTCTTCAATACTTATCCATGAACCCGAATAACCACTAGCTCCAGTTACAGTAAGTCTTACATATCTTGCATTTACATTTGCGAATGAATCAGTAATTGGAGCTGAATTTGAGCCGCCTGTTGTATTGCTAGTTCGATCAACAATTGTTGAATAAGAACTACCATTTGTAGATACTTCTATAATGTACTGATAAGCTCTGTCTTTGAAACATACCACTTCTGTTCTATTGATTGAATAAACTGCTCCCAAGTCAATTGTAGCAGACTGCGAATAGTTTTCAGCAGACCATCGGCTATCGGCATCTCCATCTACCAAGTTTGAAGCTGGATTAGATGATTGTTCATTTGATGCTGAAACGGCTTTATTCAACGCTAAATTTGTTGTAGAACCCGAACCATTACTATGAATCGTTTCTGTCAATTCATTAAAATAAGCTGTGGCTGATCCTGTATCTTGTAAGTAGACGCCATTTTTCCAATAACTTGGGAATGTCCAGTAAGAGATATCCATATTTACGTACTCTGTACCATTTACAGAAACAGTCATACTTCCAGATGTAATTCTGATATCACAGTCAAAATAGCTACTAGGAACTGAACCCATATTGATATGACTTGTATTGGCTCCTCCTGCATCTGTTTTCACTGCAGCATAAAGTGTTCCGCCACTGCTGTACACTCTCAAGAGTGGTTTATTTGGGCCATTACCAACACCTTCGTTGGCATCATCATGAATTTGTAAAACAGTAAGTTGATCGCAAGTCTGTTCAGCGATACGTAGGTTTGCATGAAGCGTACGGTCTGTATTATTTGCGTACCAATTCGTCAAATATCTCAATTCAGCTCTTTGGCTCGTAGAAGCAGCATCTCTTGACTGAGAAAATGCGATTTCATCTGTATTCACCACATAGAATGTATTTGACGAGTAACCTGCCATTATATCCGAAGCAGTTGCCTCTGTTCCACTCAAAGGCGATTGTAGCTTACATTCAGCTAAATATGCTTGGAACTTAGCAATATCATAAGGTGCAGTTACATTGTTAGAAGTGACCGATACCACAGCAGTCGAAGTATAACCACCGTCGTCTGTAGTGACAGTAATAGTAGCGGAACCAGCCGACACCGCAGTAACTAAACCCGTTGAATTCACAGTGGCTACCGAAGTATTATTTGAACTATAGCTGACACCTTGGTTTGTTGCATTAGAAGGACTAACTGTCGCTGAAAGTTGTTGAGTTACTCCTTCAGATAAAGACAATGAAGATGAATTAAGTGAGACTCCAGATACTGATACAGTTGAATTTGTTTCCTCACCCAATACGCTCAACTCTTCCAAACTCACCCATGTTCCTGTATAACTAGCTGCGCCCGAAACCGTAATTTTTACGTAACGAGCATTTACTGCTGAAAAGCTATCTACAATCGGAGCACTGTTTGAACCTGGAGTAGAATTATTGCTTCTGTCTACAATTGTTGTATAAGAACTACCATTTGTGGATGCCTCAATAACATACTGATAAGCCCTATCTCCATAACAAACTAACTCGGTACCATCAATCCTATAAACAGCTCCCAAATCTATGGTAGCAGATTGTGGATAACCTGAAACAGACCATCGAGTATCTGGATTTCCATCTACCAAGTTTGCAGGAACATTTGTACCATCTGGGGTACCTGTTCCTGTTACAGATTTATTAAGTGCTACGTTTGATCCTGTAGAAGCAGCTCTCACAGTAATAACACTACTATCTGTAAACCCACCATCTGTAGTCGTTACCGTGATTGTAGCTGTACCTTCTGAAACTGCTGTGACTAAACCCGTAGAACTTACTGTTGCTACGCCAGTATTACTTGAGCTGTAGCTTACGCTTTTATTCGATGCATTGGACGGTGCTACTGCTGAACTAAGTTGCTCATTTCCTCCTACGGTTAAAGAAGCCGTTGCTGGACTTAGTGATACGCCTGTGACAGCCACATTTTGTCCAGTATCACCGTTATGACTTACTGTAAAATCATATACATAAACCTCTCCGTAGTTATTTGGGTCATCCGTATCGCTTCCCTCTCTATCTGCATTACTTTGTGTATAATTTCCTACTTTAAAGTAAGTCTGGTCATAATTTAGATTCATCACATAATCATTTCCACCATCTCTTACCAAATAAGAAGAAGCCGTACCATTGTTGTATGCATTTAACAGATTTCCATCTTCACTATAATAGCAGTAATGTAAACCATCCTTCACAAGAAAGATCACCTCATGAATATCACCTAAATTATAGTCTGTTTTGATCGTTAAATCCTCTCTGAGTTTTCCACCATTAAATGATAAGAAAAGATGAGAACCTTCTAATCGCATTACCATAGAATCATCTATACCATCAGCTTTATTTCCATGAATTTGGGTTGCGACCAAGTGAGGTTTATTTATCGGTAAATGTGTAATGGCTTGTTTTACATAAAGCATATGGCTTCCTTCCGTTGTCCAATAAATATCTTTACTTCCATCAGCCTCTCTTTCTCTCAACTCCGACCTGATATAACTAGAGTTTGGTGTAGTTCCATTGTTACTTCTTATTGGAGCATAAAAAACAATGGCATCACCTGCATTATTTACATAGAAATACTCATTGTTAGGTTCTCCACAAAGGGTTTTATCCTCTGCCCCATCTGGATATGTAATTTTCCATTGGTTACAATTTATCATTAAGTCGGAAGGAACTTGTGCTCTTAGTTCTGTTGAAAAACCAAGAAATAGGGTCAGTGTTAGGCAACTGAATAGTTTGAATAGGGATTTCCCTTTCAAAAATGAAGGTATAGCAGCATACCTAAAATGTGAGACGAGTAATCTTGTCTTCATAATAGTGTTTTAGTTTTTTAAAAGAAAAGAATAAAGTGTGTATGCGTATTTCGAACCAAAATCAATATCAAAAACATGTCGTTGCTTTATGAAATCTTTGGAGTGGCCAATCCCTCGATTATGACGATACTGATAAGTGAAAGAAGAATTAAGTTCTTGAGTTTTTACGCTGTTATGAGCAATAGGAAATCATTCCTTTTAAAGCTCTTTTCATTGTGTGTTGATGTACCATTTTTAAAAGAGTAAAGTCAAACATCTTTTAAGGTGAAAATCATATAAATGTGTATTCGAAAATTAAAGTGATTATTACACTTATTTCTGATTAAGAACAAATCTATAGGCTCCTCCAAAAAAAAGAGGATAAAAGGAGAAAATATTGGGATTCCTAGCGTTACAAAAAGGGGATTTAATCGTTACAAACCGACCTTAAAAGTATTTAAAGGGCTATTTGAACGTATTTTTCAATTAAATAAAATGTCGATTAAAGCATGGCCATAGGAATCAAAATATAAGTGTAATTAAGTGTTCTTTCTCTGATTATTGAGGTAAGTAGTTGGCGATATTCCGTATTCTACTTTAAAGCATTTAGAAAAATATTTGGGATTTAGAAAGCCAACTTCATAAGCTATTTCTGAAATATTTAGCTCACTAGAGTTCAAGAGTTGAGCAGCTCTTTTTAAACGAACTGATCGGATAAAATCAGAAGGTGATTTACCTGTAAGTGAAGTTATTTTTCTGTAAAGCTGTACACGGTTTATATCTAAAGCCAAACTGAGTTCTTCTACACTCAAATCCGTTTTTGAAATGTGCTGTTCCACATATTCCAAAGCCTTTTGCACCAATTGTTCATCAATGCTTGTAATGGAAACTTCCGTAGGTTCAGCAGCTATTTTTTTACTGAAAGCTTTCTGCAATTGATCACGTTGGGTCAACAAACTTCTGATTCTTGATTCCAATACCTCAAAGTTTAGCGGTTTTGAAACATACTGATCTGCCCCGCTCTCAAAAACTTGTACTTGGTAATGTTCCTCTGTTTGAGCTGTAAGTAATATGATGGGGATATGAGCTGTTTTAGCATCACTCTTCAGCTTTTTACAAAGCGTATTTCCATTCATAATAGGCATTACAAAATCACTAATAATTAAATCGGGCTGTTCTCGAATTGCTTGTTCAAAACCTTCCTGACCATCTGATGCTTCAATGATTCTGTAGTTTTCTTTCAGACTGGTTGTCAAAAAAAAGCGAAAATCGTCATTGTCTTCTACAACTAAAATCAGAGGCGTTTTTCTATTGTGTTTTATACTTGACGAAACCTCAATATCATTTTCTGATGGAGCTAAAATAGTCGATTTCACATCCGTTTGCTCATATTCCAAAGGTAAACGAACAATAAAACAACAGCCTTCTCCAATCTTACTTTCAAGCTCTATCGTCCCTTTATGAAGTTCTACATATTCTTTTGTGAGCGTTAGTCCCAAACCATAATCTTCCTTCT of Sediminitomix flava contains these proteins:
- a CDS encoding SDR family oxidoreductase translates to MKEITIIGATGVLGSSITKKLSQKGVRVKAVVRDINKAKKLLPETVEIVYGDVSDKSSLKEALVGSETIYLNLNTTTWDENAPFHPEREGIINVIDVSKELGVKHIMQIVGIDLSNPEFATKGMIYKTNLIRKPAIEHMKKSGINYTYLHCSVFLDSFPTFIQGEEFAIIGNHQYPVYFTNTIDLTENIYNTIGNANAYNQSFTIQGREGISFSEAAQRFLSVYAPDKKVSEYPMETIKHIGLPSEEDEQFMEHMLTYVEQLKEEQVSHSTWEILGEPKLSIEEFVETLLK
- a CDS encoding formylglycine-generating enzyme family protein, yielding MKYIFLILFLAVTAKGFAQKTEIPIPPNCRYLYGNIFIDEIEIANINWLEFLHGLKKDSTLEAYAKNIPDTTVHTKEFVISNSTEIPYIENYLRYPGFRFHPVGGITYEQAVNFSKWRSSIVTKKIYREMVKNERKNSSLPDSIWYFNFRLPTEEEWEYAASGGSDLDSLPYGVDDLYEELVIKRAKFNYCSTDSSMTFKEFKKLHKLYKDRTMAPRFVAIVPPKKGFPEIYYSGIIEEYIPDRTDWIYEFSENGFGLYNMIGNVSEMVEEKGISKGGNYLLPISDCKIRDRQYYEEPHSWVGFRNICEVYKIPNPYK
- a CDS encoding Crp/Fnr family transcriptional regulator; translated protein: MDLIKEIFLNRYGLSTANFDFLNSLMTEYTKRKGELLIRKEEVHHSVYFIKKGAVRSYYINEDGKDITHWFGFEGDIVASLGNFIGGKPSLENVELIEDTVLLKIDQSKLLELYSTNLEFANFGRRLAENALLEMEEQILLSQVLDAKTRYLSLIDKFPQILQRVKLGHIASYLGITQVTLSRIRSQR
- a CDS encoding DMT family transporter, with amino-acid sequence MAWIYLLLSGLFEVAFTTSMKFSEGFSNWKGVLGFFVFGALSFGFLLKSMQTIDMGTAYAVWAGIGASGTILMGLILFDDVLNWNKLLFLSFIVIGIIGIKLSN
- a CDS encoding nuclear transport factor 2 family protein, with protein sequence MRPKELIEKRVDIFNEGDAAKIAELYHWDAINHQVANKAIEGRNAIKEMFSMEFSTADMTCIPENIFEDGE
- a CDS encoding DUF5694 domain-containing protein; amino-acid sequence: MKNSNTILIALLLFCLACKEQPSNTAESSLVENHERKAEQLHKIPILNFATFHFGSTSDAMSTEFDEHSEKNRKEAHEIAKKLSEFKPTVILVELIPERNEKLLSQYGKYLSNPKMDFKSPSEVELLAYELGRISGVKRIYGIDHKMEYNYRIGSEIINQVDSVWYNKYYQNIPSFYPNINFNEESLSLLDRLKTTNRSEYLDLLIAINADMLTHAGSENGFEGADEASKFYQRNLRMYSNLNRIELNEDDRVFILMGGAHTAFFRDFINRSPKYKMVDTFEYLN